From Heliomicrobium modesticaldum Ice1, a single genomic window includes:
- a CDS encoding DUF5665 domain-containing protein has translation MEREEPQVDRRLVESLNERIAMLALDMEKIRVAEYVDLFNDPKRLLYLNFLAGLARGLGMTVGFTVLGAVAVLILRELVVLNLPLIGGFIAEVVRMVQTQLGM, from the coding sequence ATGGAAAGAGAAGAACCGCAGGTCGACAGGCGGCTCGTCGAATCGCTCAATGAGCGGATCGCCATGCTGGCCCTGGATATGGAGAAGATCCGCGTGGCCGAGTACGTGGACCTCTTTAACGACCCGAAACGCCTCTTATACCTGAACTTTTTAGCCGGACTGGCGCGCGGTCTGGGCATGACCGTCGGCTTTACAGTCCTCGGCGCCGTGGCTGTGCTGATCCTGCGCGAATTGGTGGTGCTCAACCTGCCGCTCATCGGCGGGTTCATCGCCGAGGTGGTCCGCATGGTCCAGACCCAATTGGGCATGTAG